From the Thermococcus sp. 18S1 genome, one window contains:
- a CDS encoding ArsA family ATPase, which translates to MREFFLPKKGYRVVFFIGKGGVGKTTSSAAAAAALADRGYRTLIVSLDPAHNLGDVLMVKLKDKPKNVAENLYAAELDMEKLIKTYLKHLEESMKHTYRYLTVINLEKYFEVLIYSPGIDEYATLEAVREILANGDDWDVIIFDTPPTGLTLRVLALPRISLIWTDKLIEIRKAILDRRAAIANIHGEQEFTVEGEKIKLPTREQDDAVMKELKSYREEVAFVEGVITDPEKTSVVAVMNPEMLPLYETERAYKSLKKFKVPFNMIVMNKVLELRAEVPELKAKITAQERVLEEVGKKFRGIEVVRIPIFAEEPRGLERLRNLGGTIVGE; encoded by the coding sequence ATGAGGGAGTTTTTCCTGCCCAAAAAGGGCTACCGTGTCGTCTTTTTCATAGGCAAGGGTGGGGTCGGCAAAACGACCAGTTCGGCGGCGGCCGCTGCGGCGCTCGCGGATAGGGGCTACCGGACGCTGATAGTGTCGCTCGACCCTGCCCACAACCTCGGTGACGTGCTGATGGTGAAGTTGAAGGACAAACCGAAGAATGTAGCCGAGAACCTCTACGCGGCTGAGCTCGACATGGAGAAGCTGATAAAGACCTACCTCAAGCACCTGGAGGAGAGCATGAAGCACACCTACCGCTACCTCACGGTCATAAACCTGGAGAAGTACTTCGAGGTCCTGATCTACTCCCCGGGAATCGATGAGTACGCCACGCTGGAGGCCGTGAGGGAGATACTCGCAAACGGGGACGACTGGGACGTTATAATCTTCGACACACCCCCCACGGGACTGACCCTCCGTGTTCTCGCGCTCCCCAGAATCTCCCTAATCTGGACCGACAAACTCATCGAGATAAGGAAGGCCATCCTCGACAGGCGCGCCGCGATAGCCAACATCCACGGGGAGCAGGAGTTCACCGTCGAGGGCGAGAAGATAAAGCTGCCCACGAGGGAGCAGGACGACGCGGTGATGAAGGAGCTGAAGTCCTACCGCGAAGAGGTGGCTTTCGTGGAGGGGGTTATAACCGACCCAGAGAAGACAAGCGTTGTGGCTGTCATGAACCCCGAGATGCTCCCGCTCTACGAGACGGAGAGGGCCTACAAAAGCCTGAAGAAGTTCAAAGTCCCCTTCAACATGATAGTCATGAACAAGGTTCTGGAGCTGAGGGCGGAGGTTCCGGAGTTAAAGGCCAAGATAACGGCCCAGGAGAGGGTTCTCGAAGAGGTTGGGAAGAAGTTCCGGGGAATCGAGGTGGTGAGGATACCCATCTTCGCGGAGGAACCCCGCGGGCTGGAGCGTCTCAGAAATCTCGGGGGAACGATAGTTGGAGAGTGA
- a CDS encoding alpha/beta hydrolase encodes MDVYKVSFGEPRLGWVVLVHGLGEHSGRYERLIGELNDAGFAVYTFDWPGHGKSPGKRGHTSVEEAMEIIDAIIDEIGEKPFLFGHSLGGLTVIRYAETRPGRIRGVVASSPALAKSPETPGFMVALAKFLGKIAPGIVLSNGLKPELLSRNPEAVKRYVEDPLVHDRISAKLGRSIFENMELAHEEAGRIKVPVLLIVGTGDVITPPEGSRRLLEELTVGDKAIREFEGAYHEIFEDPEWADELHRTVVEWMTGHAG; translated from the coding sequence ATGGATGTCTATAAAGTCAGCTTCGGCGAACCTAGACTCGGATGGGTCGTTCTCGTCCACGGCCTGGGTGAGCACAGCGGGAGGTACGAGAGATTAATCGGAGAGCTCAACGATGCCGGCTTCGCAGTCTACACCTTCGACTGGCCCGGCCACGGTAAGAGCCCCGGCAAGAGGGGACATACAAGCGTTGAAGAAGCGATGGAGATAATCGACGCCATTATAGATGAAATCGGCGAAAAGCCATTCCTCTTCGGCCACAGCCTCGGCGGTCTGACGGTTATACGCTACGCCGAAACGAGGCCCGGGAGGATACGGGGCGTGGTGGCGTCCTCACCTGCACTCGCCAAGAGCCCAGAAACGCCCGGCTTCATGGTGGCCCTCGCGAAGTTCCTCGGGAAAATCGCCCCAGGGATAGTCCTCTCCAACGGACTGAAGCCGGAGCTGCTTTCCAGAAACCCCGAGGCGGTGAAGCGCTACGTCGAAGACCCCCTCGTCCACGACAGGATTTCCGCAAAGCTCGGAAGGAGCATCTTTGAGAACATGGAGCTGGCCCATGAGGAGGCGGGAAGGATAAAGGTTCCCGTGCTGCTAATCGTCGGCACCGGGGACGTGATAACACCGCCCGAGGGCTCGAGGAGACTTCTGGAGGAGCTCACAGTTGGGGACAAGGCAATCAGGGAATTCGAAGGAGCCTACCACGAGATATTCGAGGACCCCGAATGGGCGGATGAACTCCACAGGACAGTGGTTGAGTGGATGACCGGGCACGCAGGGTGA
- a CDS encoding iron-sulfur cluster assembly protein gives MESEEIYERLKRVKEPITEVDIVSLGLVEAVTADEEGVRVYLRLSEGMEHPFQNALSWPVRWRIVRDVAAALDDVAGLEILDARTLERYYPLEED, from the coding sequence TTGGAGAGTGAAGAAATCTACGAGAGGCTTAAAAGGGTGAAGGAGCCCATAACAGAGGTGGATATAGTGAGCCTCGGGCTCGTCGAGGCCGTCACCGCAGATGAGGAGGGCGTCAGGGTATACCTCCGCCTCTCCGAGGGCATGGAGCACCCGTTTCAGAACGCCCTCAGCTGGCCCGTTCGCTGGAGGATCGTGAGGGACGTTGCCGCTGCCCTCGACGATGTCGCTGGTCTTGAGATACTCGACGCACGAACCCTCGAAAGATATTACCCGCTGGAGGAGGATTGA
- a CDS encoding DUF2268 domain-containing protein translates to MIFDTFQDFMERWDGSSESWVTYISNYPELFEKIKEDYARYGASWRDYLKLLDKRKPEEFPKAYESLMRALPKLTADVERLFGITPDEYNIVIYVGLENGAGWVTEFKGKPSLLFGLEAIAELGWYDGISGLIAHEFGHLVHWLMRNENLEKLEEDSIMGLYTEGFAQRVEDIVTGRPWHLEYDGWFEWCTRNERRIKEEFSRRVRENEPLNPFFGSWYELFGMKFTGYYLGYRFIRWLEETLSFEEIAKLEKERARGMILEFLEG, encoded by the coding sequence ATGATCTTTGATACATTTCAGGATTTTATGGAGCGCTGGGATGGGAGTTCTGAAAGCTGGGTAACATACATCAGCAACTACCCTGAGCTTTTCGAAAAAATTAAGGAGGACTACGCGAGATACGGGGCGAGCTGGAGGGATTACCTGAAACTGCTGGACAAGAGAAAGCCGGAGGAGTTCCCCAAAGCATACGAAAGCCTCATGAGAGCGCTGCCAAAACTCACCGCCGATGTCGAGAGGCTGTTCGGAATCACCCCGGACGAGTACAACATCGTCATATACGTCGGCCTTGAGAACGGGGCCGGATGGGTGACGGAATTCAAAGGAAAGCCCTCACTTCTTTTTGGTCTGGAAGCAATAGCCGAGCTTGGATGGTACGATGGAATCTCTGGACTGATTGCACACGAATTCGGACATCTTGTGCACTGGCTCATGAGGAACGAGAACCTGGAAAAGCTCGAAGAAGATTCCATTATGGGGCTGTATACTGAGGGATTCGCCCAGAGGGTTGAGGACATTGTAACCGGGAGGCCGTGGCACCTCGAATACGATGGATGGTTCGAATGGTGCACGAGAAACGAGCGGCGCATTAAGGAGGAGTTCTCAAGAAGGGTCCGGGAAAACGAACCCCTGAACCCGTTCTTTGGCTCGTGGTACGAGCTCTTTGGAATGAAGTTTACCGGCTACTATCTTGGCTACAGGTTCATCAGATGGCTTGAAGAGACGCTCTCCTTTGAAGAGATAGCAAAACTGGAGAAAGAAAGGGCCAGGGGCATGATTCTGGAGTTCCTCGAGGGCTAG